A window from Nitrospira sp. ND1 encodes these proteins:
- a CDS encoding PleD family two-component system response regulator, protein MGILIVDDSPDQQLLLKAVLNKAGHQDLLIADSAASAYDHLGINQPQPNGQAPAIDLILMDFLMPGIDGVAATQRIKSLENLRDIPVIVVTAKTALGDLQAAFAAGAMDFITKPVNSVELLARVNSALMLKKEMDCRKTREMELRRSNAELQQALREVKVLKGLVPICASCKKIRNDQGFWQQLEEYIQQHSEAEFSHGLCTPCIKKHYPGVYPD, encoded by the coding sequence ATGGGCATCCTGATCGTTGACGATTCTCCCGACCAACAGCTGCTGCTGAAAGCCGTGCTGAACAAAGCCGGTCATCAGGACCTGCTCATCGCGGACTCGGCCGCTTCAGCCTACGACCACCTTGGCATCAATCAGCCCCAGCCGAACGGGCAGGCACCCGCCATTGATTTGATCCTGATGGACTTTCTTATGCCGGGCATCGACGGGGTGGCCGCCACACAGCGTATCAAGAGCCTGGAAAACCTGCGGGATATCCCTGTGATCGTCGTCACGGCGAAGACCGCCCTGGGGGATCTTCAGGCGGCTTTCGCGGCCGGCGCGATGGACTTCATCACGAAGCCGGTCAATAGTGTGGAACTGCTCGCCCGGGTGAATTCCGCGCTGATGCTCAAGAAAGAAATGGACTGTCGCAAAACCCGTGAAATGGAGCTTCGCCGCAGCAATGCCGAACTCCAACAGGCGTTGCGCGAAGTAAAAGTGCTGAAAGGCCTGGTGCCGATCTGTGCCTCCTGCAAGAAAATCCGGAACGATCAGGGGTTCTGGCAACAATTGGAAGAGTATATCCAGCAACATTCGGAAGCCGAATTCAGTCACGGCCTCTGCACCCCCTGCATTAAAAAGCATTACCCTGGCGTTTACCCCGACTAG
- a CDS encoding GatB/YqeY domain-containing protein: MSLHDRLTEDLKSAMKSRDQLRMDVIRMIKAAVQYKEVELKQDLDDAAMSRIMTTLIKQRKEAAEQFEKGNRQDLATKERQEISIIEGYLPAALSSDELARIVDAAVKESGATALKDMGQVMKAVMARLAGQSVDGKVVSDLVKAALQR, translated from the coding sequence ATGTCGTTACATGACCGTTTGACCGAAGATCTCAAATCAGCGATGAAGTCGCGAGACCAACTACGCATGGACGTCATCCGCATGATCAAAGCCGCCGTGCAATACAAGGAAGTCGAGCTGAAACAAGATCTGGACGATGCCGCGATGAGCCGGATCATGACCACGCTCATCAAGCAACGCAAGGAAGCCGCCGAGCAATTCGAAAAGGGCAACCGGCAGGACCTGGCGACGAAAGAACGGCAGGAGATCAGCATCATCGAGGGGTATCTCCCCGCCGCGCTCTCCTCCGATGAACTGGCCCGGATCGTCGACGCCGCGGTGAAGGAATCCGGCGCTACGGCCCTCAAAGACATGGGCCAGGTGATGAAAGCCGTCATGGCCCGCTTGGCCGGCCAATCCGTAGACGGCAAAGTCGTCAGCGATCTGGTCAAAGCCGCTCTTCAACGTTAA